From one Pigmentibacter ruber genomic stretch:
- a CDS encoding M3 family metallopeptidase has translation MSVSYRLPERKKRIYIADDFNPLDKNDVKLLLNRLATDIPTDFKSAANWYGLFHEASCAISEEHTILELNLSFNVNDNLAEQKLIEFEEHILSQLLNIRSDLMDIYMNSPWRSAMHSYDNDRILSDLKLRRKFTSHSISSLQIEENQIIREYKKFTHAAKASFEGKLTPVSAIIGKLNDNNVEVRKSAFLTYWSFVKENEEQYQNYFDQLNENRSKQAEAVQANNYVDVAFAELGRIDYGIAQCHEFRNSIYHEVIPIVKELSELQKESLKTQDISPWDVSIWPHLMPEKAPANGNLDQLILSVQNISSKIHPSFGKLFNEMRKNNLLDVSPRPGKAPGAFCVTFQESGYPFVFANFGGNFRDSMTFLHEFGHAIHGYAVSNINNVLLRHPGFEFCEVASIGLELLASPFYSDFWVNKKDAKKALAFQLFHMLNFWPFMAMIDEWQHKIYTNGTMPTALERNKIWRDISRKYRPHVNWDGYEDFEELGWLSRPHIFTSPFYYIDYGIAQVGALQLWKYSKENYSKAIENYIKGLSLGAQLSLPCLFSEMGIKFDFGRKLLKELCSDMKDEILKVTF, from the coding sequence ATGTCGGTTTCATATAGACTCCCTGAAAGAAAAAAAAGAATTTACATCGCAGATGATTTTAACCCATTAGATAAAAATGACGTAAAATTATTGCTTAATCGGCTTGCAACAGATATTCCCACTGACTTCAAAAGTGCAGCAAATTGGTATGGTCTTTTTCATGAGGCGTCTTGCGCCATTTCGGAAGAGCATACAATTCTTGAATTAAATTTAAGTTTTAATGTTAATGATAATTTAGCAGAACAAAAGTTAATTGAATTTGAAGAGCATATTTTATCCCAACTTTTAAATATCAGAAGTGATTTAATGGATATTTATATGAATTCTCCCTGGCGTTCTGCTATGCATTCATACGATAATGATAGAATTTTATCAGATTTGAAATTGAGAAGAAAATTTACATCTCATTCCATTTCTTCTTTGCAAATAGAGGAAAATCAGATAATACGTGAATATAAAAAATTCACCCATGCAGCTAAGGCTTCTTTTGAAGGAAAACTAACTCCCGTTTCAGCAATTATTGGAAAACTTAATGATAATAATGTTGAAGTTCGAAAATCAGCTTTTTTGACCTATTGGTCTTTTGTGAAAGAAAATGAAGAACAATACCAAAATTATTTTGATCAACTTAACGAAAATAGAAGTAAGCAGGCTGAAGCTGTTCAAGCTAATAATTATGTTGATGTCGCTTTTGCTGAATTAGGGAGAATTGACTATGGAATTGCACAATGCCATGAATTTCGTAACTCTATTTATCATGAAGTTATTCCAATAGTAAAAGAACTTTCAGAGCTTCAAAAAGAATCTCTAAAAACACAAGATATTTCTCCTTGGGATGTTTCTATTTGGCCTCATTTAATGCCAGAAAAAGCGCCGGCTAATGGTAATTTAGATCAATTAATACTTTCAGTGCAAAATATTTCTTCTAAAATTCATCCCTCTTTTGGGAAATTATTCAATGAAATGCGAAAAAATAATTTATTAGATGTGTCTCCAAGACCAGGAAAAGCTCCAGGTGCTTTTTGTGTGACCTTTCAAGAAAGTGGTTACCCATTTGTTTTTGCAAATTTTGGAGGTAATTTTCGTGATTCTATGACTTTTTTGCATGAATTTGGACATGCTATACATGGATATGCTGTTTCAAATATCAACAATGTGTTACTGCGTCATCCTGGTTTTGAGTTTTGTGAAGTAGCTAGTATCGGATTAGAATTATTAGCGAGCCCTTTCTATTCTGATTTTTGGGTAAATAAAAAAGATGCTAAAAAGGCTTTAGCATTTCAGCTCTTTCATATGCTGAACTTTTGGCCATTTATGGCTATGATTGATGAATGGCAGCATAAAATATACACAAATGGAACAATGCCTACTGCATTAGAGCGTAACAAAATTTGGCGTGATATTTCAAGAAAATATAGACCACACGTAAATTGGGATGGATATGAAGATTTTGAAGAATTAGGTTGGTTGAGTAGACCACATATATTTACTTCTCCATTTTATTATATTGATTATGGAATTGCGCAGGTAGGTGCTTTACAATTGTGGAAATATAGTAAAGAAAATTATTCCAAAGCAATAGAAAATTATATCAAAGGATTAAGTTTGGGAGCCCAATTATCATTACCTTGTTTGTTTTCTGAAATGGGAATTAAATTTGATTTTGGTAGAAAATTATTAAAAGAACTTTGTTCTGATATGAAAGATGAAATATTAAAAGTAACTTTTTAA
- a CDS encoding sodium-dependent transporter, whose protein sequence is MARAQWNSKIGFVLASCGATVGLGSIWKFPYVAANNGGGAFILIFTLITLTLGLSLLLAEIAIGRAASCGAVGAFRKLGSKYWSIVGFIGVLCGFLVLSFYSVVGGWTIGYLLRSFDGRVMHGDLSTLEKIFSNYVSNPIEPIITHAIFLLLTLLIVMSGIQKGIERASKFLMPTLFFLIVFLIFRSLTLPNASIGLINFIYPDFSKVTTRMLVDALGLAFFSLSVGAGCMLAYGSYLDNKVKLKNSALWISFLTIISSVLAGLMIFPALTTFGLKPTAGPGLSYITMPVIFYNLPFGQIFAIAFFSLLVVASLTSAVSLLELTAIYFIDEFKMTRRKATSIISFFAFLIGIPVSLSFGVIADFKIFNLNFFELLDYITSNLLLPIGGIGISLFTGWKAWEVIKRELEFSPLTAFAMEWMCKLIAPILIGFILIYNI, encoded by the coding sequence ATGGCTCGAGCGCAATGGAATTCTAAAATAGGCTTTGTTTTGGCATCATGTGGAGCGACTGTTGGTTTAGGTTCAATTTGGAAATTTCCTTACGTAGCAGCAAATAATGGTGGTGGTGCTTTTATTTTAATTTTTACTTTAATAACTTTAACGTTAGGGCTTTCTCTTCTTCTTGCTGAAATAGCTATAGGACGAGCAGCTAGCTGTGGAGCTGTTGGTGCATTTCGTAAATTAGGATCAAAATATTGGTCAATAGTTGGTTTTATTGGCGTTTTATGCGGATTTTTAGTTCTTTCTTTCTACAGTGTTGTTGGTGGATGGACAATAGGTTACTTATTGCGTTCGTTTGACGGGCGTGTGATGCATGGTGATTTATCTACTTTGGAAAAAATATTTTCAAATTATGTTTCTAATCCAATAGAACCAATTATTACACATGCAATTTTTTTGCTTTTGACGTTGCTAATTGTTATGTCTGGAATTCAAAAAGGAATTGAAAGAGCATCAAAATTTTTAATGCCAACTTTATTCTTTTTAATAGTTTTTTTAATCTTCCGTTCACTAACTTTACCAAATGCAAGTATAGGACTTATAAATTTTATTTATCCAGATTTTTCTAAAGTGACAACTAGAATGTTAGTAGATGCATTAGGTTTAGCTTTTTTTTCTCTCTCTGTCGGTGCAGGCTGTATGCTAGCATATGGTTCTTATTTAGATAATAAAGTAAAATTAAAAAACTCTGCTCTTTGGATATCTTTTCTTACTATAATTTCTTCAGTCCTAGCAGGTCTTATGATTTTTCCTGCATTAACAACTTTTGGGTTAAAACCAACTGCTGGACCTGGTCTTTCATATATAACTATGCCTGTAATCTTTTATAATTTACCATTTGGACAAATATTCGCTATTGCTTTCTTCTCTTTACTAGTAGTTGCTTCATTAACTTCAGCTGTATCATTACTAGAGTTGACAGCTATTTATTTTATTGATGAATTTAAAATGACTAGAAGAAAAGCGACTTCAATTATAAGTTTTTTTGCATTTTTAATTGGAATACCCGTTTCTTTATCTTTTGGAGTGATAGCTGATTTTAAAATATTTAATTTAAATTTTTTTGAATTACTAGACTACATTACCTCAAATCTATTATTACCAATTGGAGGTATAGGAATTTCTCTTTTCACTGGCTGGAAAGCTTGGGAAGTTATAAAAAGAGAATTGGAATTTTCTCCTCTAACTGCTTTTGCTATGGAATGGATGTGTAAATTAATAGCTCCAATTTTAATCGGATTTATTCTAATCTATAATATTTAG
- a CDS encoding substrate-binding periplasmic protein gives MKKTFIFLAIISIFNISYAQINIKKYKEISIFTSDNLQPLVILENEKIGGLFGEIFIQATKEYVSNYKINNYPWPRTQNELKKTANSVIFPFARNEEREKYYKWIDKIFDDHVCIYTAKPNKKINSLQEIENINSLGFLRNGPETEFISKISTKVQKIDSANVNDLMLKLFKKEIDAVVGGSYLKYVWKKNNLKEENLFCGKTKLKHELYIAASIKSSEEFVEELKIIIQKFKKTKKYKEILEKYQYLWKESY, from the coding sequence ATGAAAAAAACGTTCATTTTTTTAGCTATAATATCTATATTTAATATCTCTTATGCACAAATTAATATAAAAAAATATAAAGAAATTTCAATTTTTACTAGTGATAATTTACAGCCATTAGTAATTCTAGAAAATGAAAAAATAGGTGGACTATTTGGAGAAATTTTCATTCAAGCTACTAAAGAATATGTTAGTAATTATAAAATCAATAATTATCCTTGGCCAAGAACGCAGAATGAATTAAAAAAAACTGCAAATTCAGTTATTTTTCCTTTTGCGCGTAATGAAGAAAGAGAAAAATATTATAAATGGATAGATAAAATTTTTGATGACCACGTTTGCATTTACACTGCAAAACCTAATAAAAAAATTAATTCTTTACAAGAAATTGAAAATATTAATTCATTAGGTTTCTTAAGAAACGGTCCTGAAACGGAATTTATATCAAAAATTTCAACTAAAGTACAAAAAATTGATTCCGCAAATGTTAATGATTTAATGCTAAAATTATTTAAGAAAGAAATAGATGCTGTAGTTGGAGGAAGTTATCTAAAATATGTTTGGAAAAAAAATAATTTAAAAGAAGAAAATCTTTTTTGTGGAAAAACAAAATTAAAACATGAATTATATATAGCAGCATCAATAAAATCTTCTGAAGAATTTGTCGAAGAATTGAAAATAATAATTCAAAAATTTAAAAAGACAAAAAAATATAAAGAAATATTAGAGAAGTATCAATATTTATGGAAAGAAAGTTACTAA
- a CDS encoding DNA primase — MVFYTNNSVEQNVIKSLTSTKFARPSDDDEDEYDDDEDEYDDDEDEYDDDEDEDYDDDEDDYDDDEDEDYDDDEDDYDDEYDDEDLDDYDDDDFDDYDDDEDYDDDEEDDEE, encoded by the coding sequence ATGGTTTTTTACACTAATAACAGTGTCGAACAAAACGTTATAAAGTCATTAACAAGTACAAAATTTGCAAGACCTTCTGATGATGATGAAGACGAGTACGATGATGATGAAGACGAGTACGATGATGATGAAGATGAGTACGATGATGATGAAGATGAAGATTATGATGACGATGAAGATGACTACGATGATGATGAAGATGAAGATTATGATGACGATGAAGACGATTATGATGATGAATATGATGACGAGGATTTAGACGACTACGACGATGATGATTTTGATGATTATGATGATGACGAGGATTATGATGATGACGAAGAAGATGATGAAGAATAA
- the dnaX gene encoding DNA polymerase III subunit gamma/tau produces MSTNNSTQLNSQQDNSHYVVFARRTRPQSFSNLVGQEVVSKAIEKMLSHQKIPHAFLFTGTRGTGKTSSARILAKSLCCVSGPTIHPCQTCIHCTQITACAHDDILEIDGASHTGVDNIRELREATRFFPNSARYKIFIIDEVHMLSTGAFNALLKTLEEPPPNVIFILATTELHKVPITVRSRCMIFAFKKIETAIIEEHLKQILLKENISFENDAITLIAREAKGSMRDALSLLEQITAICNHASITTELTKKSLCVQGEEIAEQIFLSICQKDMVNALTLLKQADVASIDFSVLFDNIAQFFRNSLLIKSLNNKENALKVTQLLPNEYYTLEKAITHLSIAALSEIFKLLASCAKDLIKTNVPLAWAEIIIIDCISRADWLSASEIISLLNDNSNKLQAHETLPSNLATRKIDHSPIPTAISKQNMQQEIAGLTDLSSKELDVQLFKKFVNVAEQKSKTLAARLAVVKIEHFNSRCVQFADALENETFLSFNEHDLQHFWDSIDVIQLNTAEFKGRYTPKPNKKSEIRQNISQQIAVEQKPILNITSNSSKNLVNKTENLMQSFQKYSGNQSQKHLGNEALTKVQTKSISLSEIQTHEKNQGFLQQEKELLEKEHVQKLKKLATEIQIVSVD; encoded by the coding sequence ATGTCTACAAATAACTCAACTCAATTGAATTCCCAGCAAGATAATTCGCATTATGTCGTATTTGCTAGACGCACAAGACCACAAAGCTTTTCTAATCTTGTAGGTCAAGAGGTTGTATCAAAAGCAATTGAGAAAATGTTATCTCATCAAAAAATTCCCCATGCTTTTCTATTTACTGGAACTCGTGGAACAGGAAAAACTTCTAGCGCAAGAATTTTAGCAAAGTCATTGTGTTGTGTCTCTGGACCAACAATTCACCCTTGCCAGACTTGTATTCATTGTACACAAATTACTGCTTGTGCGCATGATGATATTTTAGAAATTGATGGGGCGTCTCACACTGGTGTAGATAATATTCGTGAATTACGTGAAGCGACTCGTTTTTTTCCGAATTCTGCACGATACAAAATATTTATTATTGACGAAGTTCACATGTTAAGTACTGGAGCCTTCAATGCGTTATTAAAAACACTTGAAGAACCCCCTCCAAATGTAATTTTTATTTTAGCCACTACTGAACTACATAAAGTACCGATAACAGTACGTTCACGCTGTATGATATTTGCTTTTAAAAAAATAGAAACAGCTATTATTGAAGAGCATTTAAAACAAATCTTATTGAAAGAAAATATCAGTTTTGAGAACGATGCTATCACTCTGATTGCACGTGAAGCGAAAGGATCTATGCGCGATGCTTTAAGTCTTCTTGAACAGATCACAGCCATTTGTAATCACGCAAGTATTACAACAGAACTAACTAAAAAAAGTTTGTGTGTGCAAGGTGAAGAAATTGCAGAACAGATTTTTTTGAGTATTTGTCAAAAAGATATGGTTAATGCACTTACTTTACTGAAACAAGCAGATGTTGCAAGTATTGACTTTTCTGTTCTATTTGACAATATAGCCCAATTTTTTCGCAACAGCTTACTGATTAAAAGCTTAAATAATAAAGAAAATGCTCTAAAAGTAACACAATTATTACCAAATGAATACTATACTCTTGAAAAAGCAATAACACACTTATCTATTGCTGCTTTAAGCGAAATATTCAAATTATTAGCTAGCTGTGCAAAGGATCTTATCAAAACTAATGTTCCCTTAGCATGGGCTGAAATTATTATCATAGATTGTATTTCTAGAGCTGATTGGCTTTCAGCTTCAGAAATCATCTCTTTACTGAACGATAATTCTAACAAGCTTCAGGCACATGAAACATTACCTTCTAATCTTGCGACAAGAAAAATAGATCATTCTCCAATTCCTACAGCAATTTCTAAACAAAATATGCAACAAGAAATAGCAGGATTAACTGATTTATCTTCAAAAGAATTGGATGTTCAGTTATTTAAAAAGTTTGTAAATGTTGCTGAACAAAAGAGTAAAACACTTGCAGCTAGATTAGCTGTTGTAAAAATTGAACATTTTAATTCAAGATGCGTTCAATTTGCAGACGCTCTAGAAAATGAAACTTTTTTGTCTTTTAATGAACATGACTTGCAACATTTTTGGGATTCTATAGATGTAATCCAACTAAATACAGCAGAGTTTAAAGGTCGATATACTCCTAAGCCCAACAAAAAATCTGAGATAAGACAGAATATATCTCAGCAAATTGCAGTGGAACAAAAACCAATCCTAAATATAACGTCAAATTCATCAAAAAATTTGGTAAATAAAACAGAAAATTTAATGCAAAGCTTTCAAAAGTATAGTGGCAACCAGTCTCAAAAACATCTTGGAAATGAAGCATTGACAAAAGTACAAACTAAGTCAATATCATTATCAGAAATCCAAACTCATGAAAAGAATCAAGGATTTCTTCAGCAAGAAAAAGAACTACTTGAAAAAGAACATGTTCAAAAATTAAAAAAACTCGCTACTGAAATTCAAATCGTTTCGGTAGACTAG
- the rplU gene encoding 50S ribosomal protein L21 produces MNQKKFEKRIRNLIVSNKNYAVVKIMGRQLKVAEGEKVKANFIDVAVGTQIPFSEVLMVNKGGQLKIGEPLVNGAKVTATVVAHGRENKILVFKYLRKNKSKKMHGHRQDFTTLSITSIEG; encoded by the coding sequence ATGAATCAAAAGAAGTTCGAAAAGCGTATAAGGAATCTGATTGTGAGCAATAAAAACTATGCAGTTGTCAAAATCATGGGCCGTCAACTCAAAGTTGCTGAAGGCGAAAAAGTCAAAGCAAACTTTATTGATGTAGCTGTTGGCACGCAAATACCTTTTTCTGAAGTATTAATGGTTAATAAAGGTGGGCAATTAAAAATTGGTGAGCCACTTGTAAATGGAGCTAAAGTGACAGCTACTGTTGTTGCACATGGCCGTGAAAATAAAATTCTTGTTTTCAAATATCTTCGTAAAAATAAGTCAAAGAAAATGCACGGACACCGTCAAGACTTCACTACTTTGTCTATCACAAGTATCGAAGGTTAA